The Collimonas sp. PA-H2 genome contains a region encoding:
- a CDS encoding prolyl oligopeptidase family serine peptidase, with amino-acid sequence MYKVVTATCFSLSIVGGGAMAADPPKQYSVRDFFRNPEQAGFQLSPNGKYVSFMQPWQGRMNIFIRTVGSEAPPLRITSEKDRDISGYFWKGDDRILFAKDFGGDENFHVVSVGRDGKDLKDLTPYPKVRAQIVDDLEDDKDEILVSHNKRNAEVFDVYRINVKTGAEKLVAKNPGTIQAWITDHDGKVRAATTSDGVNTSLLYRASESAPFKTILTTSFKDSVSPLFFTFDNKKLYVSSNLGRDKQAIVIFNPETAKEEELLYENPEVDVDGLSYSKKRKVLTEISYTTWKAEQKFLDPQSEALHKTLQEKLPGYEVITQSHTKDESKWIVAAYNDRTQGSRYLFDSKSGKLTKLADINPAIAEKDMAEMKAVQYKARDGLLINGYLTLPQGKDPKNLPVIINPHGGPWARDVWGYNPEVQLLANRGYAVLQVNYRGSTGYGRKFWEASFKQWGKTMQDDLSDGVQWLVTQGIADPKRVAIYGGSYGGYATLAGVTFTPELYAAAVDYVGVSNLFTFMNTIPPYWKPFLDQMHEMVGDPEKDKALLSSASPALHTDRIKTPLFVAQGANDPRVNKAESDQIVESLRKRGVPVEYMVKDNEGHGFHNEENRFDFYTAMEGFLAKHLTPQ; translated from the coding sequence ATATACAAAGTGGTTACCGCAACCTGCTTCAGTTTGTCCATCGTAGGCGGAGGGGCAATGGCCGCCGACCCGCCCAAGCAATATTCCGTGCGCGATTTCTTCAGGAATCCCGAACAAGCCGGTTTCCAGCTTTCCCCTAACGGCAAATACGTCAGCTTCATGCAGCCGTGGCAAGGCCGCATGAACATCTTTATCAGGACCGTCGGCTCGGAGGCGCCGCCGCTGCGCATCACTTCCGAAAAAGACCGCGACATCAGCGGCTATTTCTGGAAGGGCGACGATCGCATCCTGTTCGCCAAGGATTTCGGCGGTGACGAGAATTTCCACGTGGTGTCGGTCGGCCGTGACGGCAAGGATCTCAAGGACCTGACGCCCTACCCCAAGGTGCGCGCCCAGATCGTCGACGACCTGGAAGACGACAAGGATGAGATCCTGGTCAGCCACAACAAGCGCAACGCCGAGGTGTTCGACGTCTACCGCATCAACGTCAAGACCGGCGCCGAAAAGCTGGTGGCCAAGAATCCCGGCACCATCCAGGCCTGGATCACCGACCACGACGGCAAGGTGCGCGCCGCCACCACTTCCGACGGCGTCAACACCAGCCTGCTGTACCGCGCCAGCGAAAGCGCGCCGTTCAAGACCATCCTGACCACCTCGTTCAAGGATTCGGTCAGCCCGCTGTTTTTCACCTTCGACAACAAGAAACTGTACGTCTCCTCGAACCTGGGCCGCGACAAGCAAGCCATCGTGATCTTCAATCCGGAAACCGCCAAGGAAGAAGAACTGCTGTATGAAAACCCGGAAGTCGATGTCGACGGCCTGTCCTATTCGAAGAAACGCAAGGTGCTGACGGAAATCAGCTACACCACCTGGAAGGCCGAGCAGAAATTCCTCGATCCGCAAAGTGAAGCCTTGCACAAGACCCTGCAGGAAAAACTGCCTGGCTACGAAGTCATCACGCAGTCGCACACCAAGGATGAGTCGAAGTGGATCGTAGCCGCCTACAACGACCGCACCCAGGGCAGCCGCTATCTGTTCGACAGCAAGAGCGGCAAGTTGACCAAGCTGGCCGACATCAATCCGGCCATCGCGGAAAAGGACATGGCGGAAATGAAAGCGGTGCAGTACAAGGCGCGCGACGGCTTGCTGATCAACGGCTACCTGACCCTGCCTCAGGGCAAGGATCCTAAGAACCTGCCTGTGATCATCAACCCGCACGGCGGCCCTTGGGCGCGCGATGTGTGGGGCTACAACCCGGAAGTGCAGCTGCTCGCCAACCGCGGCTATGCGGTATTACAGGTCAACTACCGCGGCTCCACCGGCTACGGCCGCAAGTTCTGGGAAGCGTCTTTCAAGCAATGGGGCAAGACCATGCAGGATGACCTTAGCGATGGCGTGCAATGGCTGGTCACGCAAGGCATAGCCGATCCCAAGCGGGTGGCGATCTATGGCGGCTCCTACGGCGGCTATGCGACGCTGGCGGGCGTCACCTTTACGCCGGAGCTGTATGCGGCGGCGGTCGACTATGTCGGCGTCTCCAACCTGTTCACTTTCATGAACACCATCCCGCCTTACTGGAAGCCCTTCCTCGACCAGATGCATGAGATGGTCGGCGATCCTGAGAAAGACAAAGCCTTGCTGAGCTCGGCCTCGCCGGCATTGCATACCGACCGCATCAAGACGCCGCTATTCGTTGCGCAAGGCGCCAACGATCCGCGCGTCAACAA
- a CDS encoding MetQ/NlpA family ABC transporter substrate-binding protein codes for MRRFIVKTLPVLLLAASAIAAHAQDKSRIKIGVSVGNAEQTFEVVKKVAAREGLEIQLITFSDYLQPNEALAAGDLDANAFQHKPFLDSQIKARGYKIVPVGLTITAPLGIYSKKYKTVDQLPAGASIGIQNDPSNGNRALLLLQKAGLIKLKPGVGENGVNATPLDVIANPKKLKLVELDAAQLPRSLDDLAAASVNNDYAVKAGLSLQRDAIAVEDAKGPYANLIVTRAEDKDKPWVKKLVKAYQSEEVRKFIEAEFKGSLIPAF; via the coding sequence ATGCGTCGTTTCATCGTCAAGACATTACCGGTTTTACTACTGGCGGCCAGCGCCATCGCCGCCCATGCACAGGACAAGAGCAGGATCAAGATCGGCGTTTCGGTCGGCAACGCCGAGCAGACTTTTGAAGTGGTAAAGAAGGTGGCGGCGCGCGAGGGCCTGGAGATCCAGCTGATCACCTTTAGTGACTATCTGCAGCCGAATGAAGCGCTGGCGGCCGGCGACCTGGACGCCAACGCCTTCCAGCACAAGCCTTTCCTCGACAGCCAGATCAAGGCGCGCGGCTACAAGATCGTGCCGGTCGGCCTGACCATCACGGCGCCGCTGGGCATCTATTCGAAGAAATACAAGACGGTCGATCAGTTGCCGGCGGGCGCCAGCATCGGCATCCAGAACGATCCCTCCAACGGCAACCGGGCGCTGCTGCTGTTGCAGAAAGCCGGTCTGATCAAACTGAAGCCGGGCGTCGGCGAGAACGGCGTCAACGCGACGCCGCTGGATGTGATTGCCAATCCGAAGAAACTCAAGCTGGTGGAACTGGACGCGGCGCAGCTGCCGCGCTCGCTGGACGATCTGGCTGCGGCTTCGGTGAATAACGACTATGCGGTGAAGGCGGGGCTGTCGCTGCAGCGCGATGCGATTGCAGTGGAAGATGCCAAGGGGCCGTATGCCAACCTGATCGTCACGCGGGCGGAAGACAAGGATAAGCCTTGGGTGAAAAAACTGGTCAAGGCTTATCAGTCAGAAGAAGTGCGAAAATTCATTGAAGCCGAATTCAAGGGATCCTTGATTCCGGCGTTCTAA
- the trpC gene encoding indole-3-glycerol phosphate synthase TrpC, which translates to MSDILNKILDVKADEVAAAKKQQDFASLRREVESDAEARAALRGYEAALRAKITAGHAGVIAEVKKASPSKGVIRADFHPAEIAVDYAAHGAACLSVLTDIQFFQGAPAYLQQARAACSLPALRKDFMIDPYQVYQARSWGADAILLIVAALDHGLMAELEAVAHELGMSVLVEVHNAEELNAALKLKTNLLGINNRNLRTFETSLQTTLDLLPHITPDKLVVTESGIHSKDDVKRMRDANVHAFLVGEAFMRAEHPGVELARLFDN; encoded by the coding sequence ATGTCTGATATTTTGAACAAAATTCTCGACGTCAAAGCGGATGAAGTCGCTGCGGCAAAAAAACAGCAAGACTTCGCCAGCCTGCGGCGTGAAGTGGAATCCGACGCCGAGGCGCGCGCCGCCCTGCGCGGCTACGAAGCCGCGCTGCGTGCAAAAATCACGGCAGGACACGCCGGCGTGATCGCCGAAGTCAAGAAGGCCTCGCCTTCCAAGGGCGTGATCCGCGCCGACTTCCACCCGGCCGAGATCGCCGTCGACTACGCTGCCCATGGCGCGGCCTGCTTGTCAGTGCTTACCGACATCCAGTTTTTCCAGGGCGCGCCGGCTTACCTGCAGCAAGCACGCGCCGCCTGCAGCTTGCCGGCGCTGCGCAAGGATTTCATGATCGATCCGTATCAGGTCTACCAGGCGCGTTCCTGGGGCGCCGACGCCATCCTGCTGATTGTGGCCGCGCTGGACCATGGCTTGATGGCGGAGTTGGAAGCGGTCGCGCATGAGCTGGGCATGAGCGTGCTGGTGGAAGTGCACAACGCCGAAGAGCTGAATGCGGCCTTGAAACTGAAGACCAATCTGCTCGGCATCAACAACCGTAATCTGCGCACGTTTGAAACCTCGCTGCAGACCACGCTGGACCTGCTGCCGCACATTACCCCGGACAAGCTGGTGGTCACCGAATCCGGCATCCACAGCAAAGACGACGTCAAGCGCATGCGCGACGCCAATGTCCACGCCTTCCTGGTGGGCGAAGCCTTCATGCGGGCGGAACACCCGGGCGTCGAACTGGCTCGTCTGTTCGATAACTGA
- the trpD gene encoding anthranilate phosphoribosyltransferase, which translates to MPITDQEALLRCIEHREIFHDEMLSLFRRIMKGEMSPLMIAALTMGLRVKKETIGEIAAAAQVMREFATPVPCRDTSNLVDIVGTGGDGAQTFNISTASMFVAAAAGARVAKHGGRSVSSSSGSADVLESFGANINLTPAQVAQSIEQTGIGFMFAPNHHAAMKHAAPVRKELGVRTIFNILGPLTNPAGAPNILMGVFHADLVGIQVRVLQRLGAQHAIVVWGRDNMDEVSLGAGTMVGELVNGEIREYEIHPEDFGLQMIASRNLKVSNSAESKEKVLEALQDQPGAARDIVAINAGAALYAAGVASSIADGLEKARAVIASGAAKAKLDQFVQATQTIAAAG; encoded by the coding sequence ATGCCAATCACCGACCAAGAAGCGCTCTTGCGCTGCATCGAACACCGCGAAATCTTCCACGACGAAATGCTGTCGCTGTTCCGCCGCATCATGAAGGGCGAAATGTCGCCGCTGATGATTGCGGCGCTGACCATGGGCTTGCGCGTCAAGAAGGAAACCATAGGCGAAATCGCCGCCGCCGCGCAAGTCATGCGCGAGTTCGCCACGCCTGTACCCTGCCGCGACACCAGCAACCTGGTGGATATCGTCGGCACCGGCGGCGACGGCGCGCAAACCTTCAATATCTCCACCGCCTCCATGTTCGTGGCCGCCGCCGCCGGCGCGCGCGTCGCCAAGCATGGCGGGCGCAGCGTCTCCTCCTCGTCCGGCAGCGCCGACGTGCTGGAATCGTTCGGCGCCAATATCAACCTGACGCCGGCCCAGGTGGCGCAATCGATAGAACAGACCGGCATCGGCTTCATGTTCGCGCCCAACCACCATGCGGCGATGAAACACGCGGCACCGGTGCGCAAGGAGCTGGGCGTGCGCACCATTTTCAATATCCTGGGACCGCTCACCAACCCGGCCGGCGCGCCGAATATCCTGATGGGCGTATTCCATGCCGACTTGGTCGGTATCCAGGTGCGGGTCCTGCAGCGGCTCGGCGCGCAGCATGCAATCGTGGTCTGGGGCCGCGACAACATGGATGAAGTCTCGCTTGGCGCCGGCACCATGGTCGGCGAACTGGTCAACGGCGAAATCCGCGAATATGAAATCCATCCGGAAGATTTCGGCCTGCAGATGATCGCCAGCCGCAACCTGAAAGTATCCAACTCGGCCGAATCGAAAGAAAAAGTGCTGGAAGCGCTACAAGACCAGCCGGGCGCGGCGCGCGATATCGTCGCCATCAATGCCGGCGCCGCTTTGTATGCGGCCGGCGTCGCCAGTTCGATCGCCGATGGCCTGGAGAAAGCCCGCGCGGTAATCGCTTCCGGCGCCGCCAAAGCCAAACTCGATCAGTTCGTGCAAGCCACGCAAACCATCGCCGCCGCCGGCTGA
- a CDS encoding aminodeoxychorismate/anthranilate synthase component II has translation MLLMIDNYDSFTYNLVQYFGELGEDVRTFRNDEITLDEINALRPDRICLSPGPCSPKEAGICVDLLQQFAGKLPILGVCLGHQAIGEAFGGKVIRAQQVMHGKTSPINHTGVGVFKDLPNPFTVIRYHSLAIERASIPACLEITAWTEDGEIMGVRHKDYDIEGVQFHPESILSEHGHALLRNFVQRTA, from the coding sequence ATGCTACTAATGATCGACAACTACGATTCCTTCACCTATAACCTGGTGCAATACTTCGGGGAACTTGGCGAAGATGTCCGTACTTTCCGCAATGACGAAATCACACTCGATGAAATCAATGCCCTGAGACCTGATCGCATCTGCCTGTCGCCCGGCCCCTGCAGCCCGAAGGAAGCGGGGATCTGCGTCGATCTGCTGCAGCAGTTCGCCGGCAAGCTGCCCATCCTCGGCGTCTGCCTCGGCCACCAGGCCATCGGCGAAGCATTCGGCGGCAAGGTGATCCGCGCCCAGCAAGTCATGCATGGCAAGACCTCGCCGATCAACCATACCGGCGTCGGCGTCTTCAAGGATTTGCCTAACCCGTTTACCGTGATCCGCTACCACTCGCTGGCGATCGAGCGCGCTTCGATCCCTGCTTGCCTGGAAATCACCGCCTGGACCGAAGACGGCGAAATCATGGGCGTGCGCCACAAGGATTACGATATCGAGGGTGTGCAGTTTCACCCGGAATCGATCTTGTCGGAACATGGCCATGCGCTGCTGCGCAACTTCGTCCAGCGCACAGCCTGA
- a CDS encoding HlyD family secretion protein, which produces MKTRMSLFREQALAAQQTKWLGDIILIRPISFTLLTTFAVMLASIVCAFLAWGSYTKHSTVSGQLIPNTGLIKIYVPQTGIIIEQHVKEGQQVKAGDVLYVLSSERQSSTQGATQAAISSQVEQRQASLRDELQKTRQLQLEERSGLNNKIGGLANELAKLDNQIAGQQDRVRLAVETLQRYEGLLQQDYISKEQFQQKQEDLLDQKNRQQSLERDRISVGRELSTQQTELSGLSLKHQNQLAQIDRTLTSTGQELTESEAKRRIVVTAPEAGIATAVIADAGQAVDGNRPLVSIVPAGATLRAELYAPSRAIGFVRPGDQVLIRYQAYPYQKFGHQKGVVESVARTALPNNELNAIGTPAGGNNTEPMYRITVNLASQQVTAYGRPQALQAGMLLDADVQQEKLHLYEWVLEPLYSLTGKL; this is translated from the coding sequence ATCAAAACAAGAATGTCTTTATTCCGCGAACAGGCTCTTGCCGCTCAACAGACCAAGTGGCTCGGCGATATCATTCTGATACGCCCAATTTCCTTCACACTCCTGACGACATTCGCCGTTATGTTGGCGTCGATTGTCTGCGCATTTCTGGCATGGGGCAGCTATACCAAACACAGTACGGTCAGCGGACAACTGATCCCGAATACTGGTTTGATCAAAATCTATGTGCCGCAGACCGGTATCATCATCGAACAACACGTTAAAGAGGGCCAGCAGGTCAAGGCCGGCGACGTGTTGTATGTGCTGTCGAGCGAACGACAAAGCAGCACACAAGGTGCGACACAAGCCGCCATCAGCAGCCAAGTCGAACAGCGCCAGGCCAGCCTGCGCGACGAACTGCAGAAGACCCGGCAATTGCAATTGGAAGAACGTAGCGGACTTAACAATAAAATTGGCGGCCTGGCTAATGAACTCGCCAAGTTGGATAATCAGATCGCCGGCCAGCAGGACCGCGTCAGGCTGGCTGTGGAAACTTTACAACGCTATGAGGGTCTGCTGCAGCAAGACTACATCTCCAAAGAGCAATTTCAGCAAAAGCAAGAAGATCTGCTCGACCAGAAAAACCGCCAGCAGAGCCTGGAGCGCGACCGCATCAGCGTCGGGCGCGAATTGTCGACGCAACAGACCGAGCTGAGCGGTCTGTCGCTCAAGCACCAGAACCAGCTGGCGCAGATCGACCGTACCCTCACCAGCACCGGCCAGGAATTGACCGAAAGTGAAGCCAAGCGTCGCATTGTCGTTACCGCCCCGGAAGCCGGTATCGCCACCGCCGTGATCGCCGACGCCGGTCAGGCGGTCGATGGCAATCGCCCCCTGGTTAGCATCGTGCCTGCTGGCGCCACCTTACGCGCAGAGCTATACGCGCCCAGCCGTGCCATCGGTTTCGTGCGTCCCGGCGACCAAGTGCTGATCCGCTACCAGGCGTATCCCTACCAGAAATTCGGCCATCAAAAAGGTGTGGTCGAATCGGTCGCCAGGACCGCATTGCCCAATAATGAATTGAATGCCATCGGCACACCGGCAGGCGGCAACAACACCGAGCCGATGTACCGCATTACCGTGAATCTCGCCTCTCAGCAGGTCACTGCCTACGGGCGGCCGCAAGCGCTGCAAGCCGGCATGCTGCTCGACGCCGACGTCCAACAAGAAAAACTCCACCTCTACGAATGGGTACTGGAGCCGCTTTACAGCCTCACCGGCAAACTCTGA
- a CDS encoding peptidase domain-containing ABC transporter: protein MTMLDRLSFGFNAKFPLMLQTEATECGLACLGMVAGYHGYRTDLTTLRRRFPISLKGATLGNLISIATQLELATRPLKLDIEDLGQLKLPCILHWNFNHFVVLQEVGTRSVTIYDPAFGIRKQSMEEVGKAFTGVALELWPNPGFKKVEEKQTVRLRSLLGRVTGLYRSFGQILLLSAALEIFAVVSPFFLQWVIDNVLVSADRDLLTTLALGFGLLMLMQQAISIARSWVLMYMSTTLNVQWQANVFTHLLRLPVAYFEKRHLGDVVSRFGSVGIIQHTLTTSFLEAILDGVMTIVTLVLMFVYSPMLTWIAIGAMALYGLGRWAWFAPLRHATEEQIIHAAKQQSHFLETIRGVKTIKLFQRQDERRSSWLSLLVDQINADLRTQKLSLLYKSLNGVLFGLENILIIWLGARLVMDGNFTVGVLMAFNAYKGQFDSRVSSLIDKFVDVKMLQLQGERLADIVLHQPETTHGRNLDERDASLAPSLEVRGLRFRYAEQEPYVLDGVSVQISAGESVAIVGPSGGGKTTLINILLGVLPPSEGEVLIGGQSVHQVGLDTLRRMVGTVLQDDVLFAGSIADNISFFDPLADHAWIQQCAHLAAIHQDVAAMPMGYNTLVGDMGTILSGGQKQRVLLARALYKKPRILFLDEATSHLDIEREHLVNAAIKSLNITRVIVAHRPETINSADRAVVLVGGKVVQDVLIPKTIQPPATESLEAEA, encoded by the coding sequence CTGACCATGCTTGATAGACTCTCGTTCGGCTTTAACGCAAAATTTCCGCTGATGCTGCAAACCGAGGCCACCGAATGCGGTCTGGCCTGCCTCGGTATGGTGGCAGGTTATCACGGCTATCGCACCGACCTAACGACCTTGCGCCGCAGATTCCCCATTTCGCTCAAGGGCGCCACCCTCGGCAACCTGATCAGCATTGCCACTCAGTTGGAGCTGGCGACGCGTCCGCTAAAACTCGATATTGAGGATCTGGGACAGCTCAAGTTGCCTTGTATCCTGCATTGGAATTTCAATCACTTTGTCGTGCTGCAAGAAGTCGGTACGCGCTCGGTGACAATCTACGATCCTGCCTTCGGCATCCGCAAGCAGTCCATGGAGGAAGTCGGGAAGGCTTTTACGGGGGTGGCCCTGGAGCTGTGGCCGAATCCAGGTTTCAAGAAGGTGGAAGAAAAGCAGACCGTCCGGTTGCGTAGCTTGCTGGGACGCGTCACCGGCTTGTACCGCTCTTTCGGCCAGATCTTGCTGCTGTCGGCAGCGCTGGAAATCTTTGCTGTCGTTAGCCCGTTTTTCCTGCAATGGGTGATCGATAACGTATTGGTGTCTGCCGACCGCGACCTGCTGACGACTTTGGCGCTGGGCTTCGGCCTATTGATGCTGATGCAGCAGGCTATCAGTATCGCCCGCAGCTGGGTGCTGATGTACATGAGCACTACCCTCAACGTGCAATGGCAGGCCAATGTTTTTACGCACTTGCTGCGGCTGCCGGTAGCCTATTTCGAGAAGCGCCATCTGGGCGATGTGGTCTCGCGCTTTGGCTCAGTGGGCATTATCCAGCACACCCTGACGACCTCCTTCCTTGAGGCGATCCTGGACGGAGTGATGACCATTGTCACGCTGGTGCTGATGTTCGTTTATAGTCCGATGCTGACATGGATTGCGATTGGTGCCATGGCCTTGTACGGTCTTGGGCGCTGGGCCTGGTTCGCACCGTTGCGGCATGCCACTGAAGAACAGATCATTCACGCTGCCAAGCAGCAGAGCCACTTCCTGGAAACTATACGCGGCGTCAAGACAATTAAACTATTTCAGCGCCAGGATGAGCGCCGCTCCAGCTGGCTGTCTTTGCTGGTGGACCAGATCAATGCCGACCTGCGCACGCAGAAACTCAGCTTGCTTTACAAATCGCTCAACGGCGTATTGTTCGGCCTCGAAAATATCCTGATTATCTGGCTCGGTGCCAGGCTGGTCATGGACGGCAATTTTACGGTGGGCGTGCTGATGGCCTTCAATGCCTACAAAGGCCAGTTCGACAGCCGCGTCAGTTCCTTGATCGACAAATTTGTCGACGTCAAGATGCTGCAGTTGCAGGGGGAGCGTCTGGCCGATATCGTGCTGCATCAGCCTGAAACGACCCATGGCCGCAACCTGGATGAGCGTGATGCGTCGCTGGCGCCGTCGCTGGAGGTGCGTGGCTTGCGCTTCCGCTACGCCGAGCAGGAACCCTATGTACTGGACGGCGTTTCTGTACAGATCAGCGCCGGCGAATCGGTCGCTATTGTCGGTCCGTCTGGCGGCGGCAAGACCACTCTGATCAATATCTTACTGGGGGTGCTGCCGCCATCGGAAGGCGAAGTCTTGATCGGCGGTCAGAGCGTCCATCAGGTCGGCCTGGATACCCTCCGCCGGATGGTTGGCACCGTGCTGCAGGATGACGTGTTGTTTGCTGGCTCCATTGCCGACAATATCAGTTTCTTCGACCCGCTGGCAGATCACGCCTGGATACAACAATGTGCCCATCTGGCCGCCATTCACCAGGATGTCGCCGCGATGCCGATGGGTTACAACACCCTGGTCGGTGACATGGGCACCATCCTCTCCGGTGGCCAGAAACAGCGCGTGCTGCTAGCCCGTGCGCTTTACAAGAAGCCGAGAATCTTGTTCCTTGACGAAGCCACCAGCCACCTCGACATCGAACGCGAACATCTGGTCAATGCGGCAATCAAATCCCTCAACATCACGCGAGTGATCGTGGCGCACCGGCCCGAGACAATCAACAGCGCCGACCGCGCCGTGGTCCTGGTAGGCGGCAAGGTCGTCCAGGATGTGCTCATTCCAAAGACAATACAGCCGCCGGCTACGGAATCGCTAGAAGCCGAAGCATGA
- a CDS encoding TolC family protein has translation MNRHIRQLMSVAILGTIFTVSAPVHAESLWSDPLRTMGDVSGNPARMPATIDSCGLAAQLRRPLTLLDAVERALCGNPQTRQAWANVKVQAATVGVSRAAYLPTLTAGGTWSKANNHTTYPDFPQADSTLKANSSDVNLNLSWVLYDFGLRAANLENARQLLNAANATQDDTLQTVFLSTVQSFYDAQAGQALLAATTEAEQAAAESFKASEAKYLAGAGTLADKLQAQTSYAQASLKRAQAAGDLQNALGSLAIVMGLRPNTPLTLAVLGDAADAPLLQQAVDDLIAETVRTHPKILAAQAQLKAAQAQIDASRAEGRPTLSLFATGDRSDTPITQVSSQQTITSRSIGLRLNIPLTDGFSTKYKVRGAEAQAESKEAELANVEQQVMLEVWKSNQALRTEAENLRSTDILLRSARQSFDVAKGRYKAGVGNILELLKAQSDLASAQQQRILSLTNWQTARLRLAASLGRLRTDGI, from the coding sequence ATGAACAGGCATATACGACAACTGATGAGCGTGGCGATTCTCGGCACGATATTCACGGTATCCGCACCAGTACATGCCGAATCACTTTGGTCAGATCCACTGCGCACCATGGGTGACGTGTCAGGCAACCCAGCGCGAATGCCGGCGACGATAGACAGTTGCGGACTGGCGGCGCAACTGCGACGTCCGCTTACCCTGCTTGACGCGGTCGAGCGCGCTTTATGCGGCAATCCCCAGACGCGCCAAGCCTGGGCGAACGTCAAAGTGCAGGCAGCCACCGTGGGCGTCAGTCGTGCCGCCTATCTACCGACGTTGACTGCCGGCGGCACCTGGAGCAAGGCCAACAACCACACGACGTATCCCGACTTTCCGCAAGCCGATTCAACGCTCAAGGCCAACAGCAGCGACGTCAACTTGAACCTGAGTTGGGTGCTGTATGACTTCGGCCTGCGCGCCGCCAACCTGGAAAACGCACGGCAACTGCTCAACGCTGCCAACGCCACCCAGGACGACACCTTGCAAACGGTGTTCCTGAGCACGGTACAGAGTTTTTATGATGCTCAGGCCGGCCAGGCGTTGTTAGCAGCCACCACGGAAGCGGAGCAAGCCGCAGCCGAAAGTTTCAAGGCCAGCGAGGCAAAATATCTGGCCGGTGCCGGCACCCTGGCCGACAAATTGCAAGCGCAGACGTCCTACGCCCAGGCCAGCCTGAAGCGGGCGCAAGCCGCTGGCGATCTACAGAATGCGCTGGGCAGCCTGGCAATCGTCATGGGCTTGCGCCCCAATACACCGTTGACGCTAGCCGTGCTCGGAGATGCCGCTGATGCGCCGCTGCTGCAGCAAGCGGTGGACGATCTGATTGCCGAAACAGTGCGCACCCATCCGAAGATCCTGGCGGCGCAAGCACAATTGAAGGCAGCACAAGCACAGATCGATGCCTCCCGCGCCGAGGGACGGCCGACGCTGTCGCTGTTCGCCACTGGCGACCGTAGCGATACTCCGATCACGCAAGTGTCGTCTCAGCAAACAATTACCAGTCGCAGCATCGGTTTGCGGCTTAACATACCGCTGACTGATGGCTTCAGCACCAAATACAAGGTACGCGGCGCGGAGGCTCAAGCCGAAAGCAAGGAAGCCGAACTGGCGAATGTTGAACAGCAGGTCATGCTGGAGGTCTGGAAAAGCAATCAGGCGCTACGCACTGAAGCCGAGAACCTGAGAAGCACTGATATCCTGCTACGTAGCGCCCGCCAATCCTTCGATGTGGCAAAGGGACGCTACAAGGCCGGCGTCGGCAACATCCTGGAATTGCTCAAGGCGCAGAGCGATCTGGCAAGTGCGCAGCAGCAGCGCATCTTGTCGCTGACCAACTGGCAAACCGCGAGATTGAGGCTAGCAGCAAGTCTGGGACGATTGCGGACAGATGGAATTTAG